From a single Canis aureus isolate CA01 chromosome 5, VMU_Caureus_v.1.0, whole genome shotgun sequence genomic region:
- the SPRY4 gene encoding protein sprouty homolog 4: MEPPIPQSVPLTPSSVMVQPLLDSRMPHGRLQHPLTILPIDQMKTSHVENDYIDNPGLVPPIGPKRTRGGALELAPTPARCDQDITHHWISFSGRPSSVSSSSSTSSDQRLLDHMAPPPVADQASPRAVRIQPKVVHCKPLDLKGPTAPPELDKHFLLCEACGKCKCKECASPRTLPSCWVCNQECLCSAQTLVNYGTCMCLVQGVFYHCTNEDDEGSCADHPCSCSRSNCCARWSFMGALSLVLPCLLCYLPATGCVKLAQRGYDRLRRPGCRCKHTNSVICKAAAGDATAGRPDKPF; the protein is encoded by the coding sequence ATGGAGCCCCCGATCCCACAGAGCGTCCCCTTGACTCCCAGCTCAGTCATGGTCCAGCCCCTACTTGACAGCCGTATGCCCCACGGCCGCCTCCAACACCCACTCACCATCCTCCCCATCGACCAGATGAAGACCAGCCACGTGGAGAATGACTACATAGACAACCCCGGCCTGGTGCCCCCCATTGGCCCTAAGAGGACCCGGGGTGGAGCCCTAGAGTTGGCCCCGACGCCTGCCCGCTGCGACCAGGACATCACCCACCACTGGATCTCCTTCAGCGGGCGCCCCAGCTctgtgagcagcagcagcagcacatcCTCCGACCAGCGGCTCTTGGACCACATGGCACCACCACCTGTGGCCGATCAGGCCTCCCCAAGGGCTGTGCGCATCCAGCCCAAGGTGGTCCACTGCAAGCCACTGGACCTCAAGGGCCCGACGGCGCCACCTGAGCTGGACAAGCACTTCTTGCTGTGTGAGGCCTGTGGGAAGTGTAAGTGCAAGGAGTGCGCATCCCCCCGGACACTGCCCTCCTGCTGGGTCTGCAACCAGGAATGCCTGTGCTCAGCCCAGACCCTGGTCAACTACGGCACCTGCATGTGCCTGGTGCAAGGCGTCTTCTACCACTGTACCAACGAGGACGATGAGGGTTCCTGCGCGGaccacccctgctcctgctcccgcTCAAACTGCTGCGCCCGCTGGTCCTTCATGGGCGCCCTCTCCCTGGTGCTGCCGTGCCTGCTCTGCTACCTGCCTGCCACCGGCTGCGTGAAGCTGGCCCAGCGTGGCTACGACCGCCTGCGCCGCCCCGGCTGCCGCTGCAAGCACACGAACAGCGTCATCTGCAAGGCAGCTGCTGGGGATGCCACGGCCGGCAGACCCGACAAGCCCTTCTGA